In Zerene cesonia ecotype Mississippi chromosome 20, Zerene_cesonia_1.1, whole genome shotgun sequence, the genomic stretch CTGTTCCGCCAATATTTCCGAAACTTTCTCCTTGAGGTATTCAAACAGTGTATATGTCATAGCACAGCCAATCCACTGATCAGCTTctgcatttaataaatttaaaatgttctcTTTCACTGATGGCAGTctggaattattaaaaaaatatatagaagaaagtaaaaataaaacaaatctacCATTTGtttgctaaaatattatacctgTAGATGAAAATAGTATTAGTCCCTagtaaatgtttttacaaTCATTGTTCTTACTAGTCAAACTAtggaaacataatttaattaatgatttgtaTGGTTCCCAACTATTCTAACCTAACCATTTAATTTtccaattacattattttttaaagagcTTACATATATGCActgacataaaaacaaaatcaattaacttatacataattgttatttctaaaattgtCTGAGTGTTTGCttccaataaaattacacCTTTCAAAAAACCTAGGaactagaaaaaataaacattgattaCTCACAAGTGTTGATTGTAGAATATTTCCAGATTAAAATTAGGTTTCTCCGTTGGATAAGTGGGTCCCCAGGATATCTCAACAATGAAGGATTTCTCACCGTCTttatactgaaataatgtaaaagaaacattttcagttttacattaaattaaagaaaatttacataGCATGTGCATGGGGGGGTGGGGGGATGGCACAATAagattaatgttaataaaattggaaAGTAGTATCTGTAATATCACATTGTATTCGCAAGTTTGTTGACCTTATACGTCAAATCTAACACttattttatagcaaataattttgaaatgcaTAAGTTACCCTTCAGCCTGGGGCCCCATATCATTGATACAGCTGATACAGCTTTAGTTACATTCCTGTATATGACAGACTAACAAaatattctcatttataaagtttcaccataaacaaaagtaaattCAGACCTTATATTGAtaagttttatcatttaactGCTTGAAATTATCATCTCCttcataaatagattttaaaaccTCAACTTCCTCAGCCTGCTGCTCAGCATCATCAGACATTATTAACAAGAATCTGGAAAAAGTCCTTGtacatagaatattttaaacacaatgcaaacataaaaatataagatgtATCTAAATAAGGCATAGTATATGTATGCATGAATGCATAATTTTGCAAGAAATACTTGTCTTAAAGTCGAGGCGAGTAAAAAAAGTATCTCTCATCAGTCTTTAAGTAgcatatttagtttttttattgtgtgtgaATTTATGAGAATTTCAACACACACACGATCAAACaacacacacaaaatttaaaatagaaattacgATGAATGTTCAAATTATAGGTTGTTTATACTTACAAGAGTGAGAAAAAGGgagactgtattttttgcaCTTGTTTAAAACCtatacgatattttataatttttattataattatctaaattttaattgaaacatcaattgttttattttagtgaaaTGTAAACGATAAAACAAACCGTGAAAGAACAGCTGTATATTGACGTTTGACAGCAATCCCTATCCTTGGTAGTTGGTATTTTTCTTTGCTTTCCTTCATAGATTTGACGTTATTGTTGgttggttttatatttttttcatagaaGACTAGAAAGGTGGTAGTTAGTAATGTACATTTtggttttttaaaaaatcatgaagtctagaattttataaataaaaatcgtttatttagcaaaaataaatagatttaacacAAATCAAACACTTTATGATTGACTAGCTgtgctccgcggtttcaccagcgtaagtccgtatcccctgggaatatcgggataaaaagccttgcctatatgttattccagttgtccagctgtctacggtaccaaatttcattccaatcggctcagtaatttttgcgtgaaagagcaacaaacacacacaaaacccttacaaagtttcgcatttgtaatattatgtcaGTCTGAGTTGCATtgcaatttattacaattattttcttaatcaatttttttaccaAATATGTACAACTTTCATCatattaacttaaaaataaaagtaggtaaacattaaatataacttttttgatATGGTAACCTGTCGCTCAAATACGTTGGACTTGtcatattattcaattcaaatcTGAAATCCGCGAACATTGTGTTCAATGATAAAGTactagaataaattaaatagtaataaagtatattaaaatatgaatattcaaaAGAGCGAGTCCAAAGAAAATAGACCTCCAATTGTTGGGCGATCTCTAGTGCCGTCTACAAGTACACCGATGATTCAAGCGACAACAGATGGTTTCAAAGTACCAACACTGCCTGTAAGTCGACCCCTCGCTCACAATAACAAAGCAACAGTAGCAGGAGAACCTGTAAAACCTGAAGGAAAGAAAGAGGAGAAAAAGAAGCAATGGACTATAGCGGATTTTGACTTAGGACGACCACTGGGCAAAGGTAAATTTGGAAATGTTTACTTAGCTAGAGAGAAAGAATCGCACTACGTAGTTGCTCTAAAAGTATTGTTCAAAAGTCAAATTCACGATTCGGAAATAGAACATCAAGTGCGTCGCGAAGTTGAAATACAATGTCGCCTTCGACATCCCAATATACTGCGAATGTACGGTTACTTCCATGACGAAAAACGCATATACTTTATCTTGGAATACGCGAAACATGGTGCTTTGTACAAATTATTGAAGGAACGCGGGCGTTTCGATGATAGAACTGCAGCTATATATGTAAGAGATTTAACCAAAGCCCTTATTTATTGCCATTCCAAAAAAGTTATACATAGGGATTTGAAACctgagaatttattaattggcCACAACTGGGAGCTGAAGATAGCTGATTTTGGTTGGTCTGTGCACTCTCCATCTTCTAGACGTATGACATTATGTGGCACTTTGGATTATTTATCACCTGAAATGATAGATGGGAAACCACATAGCTATGCAGTGGATATTTGGAGTTTGGGAGTGTTATGCTACGAGTTATTAGTTGGTTTACCTCCATTTGACGCTAAGGATTCTCaccaaacatataaaaagatacgctatgtcataataaaatatccagAATTTGTCTCCGAGAAAGCTAAAGACTTGATGGGAAAATTATTAGTGATTAATCCAGAACAAAGGCTACCGCTAGCAAGTGTTCTCCAGCATCCATGGATCATAGAAAATGCCCCTGAAGGTGCAACAGCACCTGCTTTCAATCCTGAACCAAAACAATTGtagtgttaattttataaagtgtcCTTGTTGCTCTAAtaatggtatttttatatgacagAACCAttgaacaaattttatcaaactttGTAATACttaatgcattatttaaatgtgaaatgtgTAATAAGATTtgatgtttattgtattctataaagatatgttagtctaattttaattatggttatatgataaaaaaacactaatgCATATTCagttaaatagtatatttagtAATGACTTTAGTCAATACATTCCTCTATATTTCATGGTGCCACTTAATGTTTGGAAAAGACTTAAAAAATGActgacaaaatatttatttctaaacaatcatgtaaaataattttaataataaattagttataacAAATCAATGCTTTTTGTTCTTGGTCTTATAATATTCatctaaaaagtatttatcaaATTGTGGGTCTCGTTTTACGATGCAATTCCAATGAATGAATTCACCTATAAGGCACAAAAGGCTCAATGAATATCCAATGGCCAAAGCAATGAAAGCacagtataattttttcagaTTTATCAAAGCTTTGATTTCTTCTTCACTAGTGTCTAAGGATCTTATTTTGTACATGGCATCATTAAGCCATTTCTCCACCAGACCCACTTCAACAATACGACGTAAATATATATCAGCTAGAGGCTTTAAAGgtgaatttttatgaaaacctATAGAAATCGGTGTGTTAACCACACAATCGGACATAATATGAAGACTCCTTTCCATGCCTGTTCTATTTACCATTCCAGTGCCATTCATCGTCGAATTATCGTCTTGGATGTGCATGTTCACATTTCTTCGTTTAACGCTGAggtatttaagaaaattggcGCTATCGTAGTATGCGAAAACGCCCTGAGCGATTCTTTCAGCGGCTTCATCGGGATCGTTAATACTTTCGAATTTCTCTCCAATTTTCTGGCCTTTCTCATCTAAGGATTGTTGAAAGAAATTCTTAGTTTCGCTGCCCCAGCCACCACAAGGGAGCTTGCTATCGACTAATTCTTTTAAGGTGTCTATAGTGACTCTAGGTGCTGGGTTGGCTAGAATGGCTGTCATACTCGCTCTGTACGAtactactaataaaatacaatataaccaGTACCATCCGGTCAAAAGCCGTATCGACCAGCCCGTTGGCAGCTTAGGCAGTGAAACGACGAGTAACATTCCATATGTATAAAGAATGCTATTTGTAATTTCGCCGAACAAATATAACCCGACTGGTTTTGCATCTGCAAACATTAGACGTGTCAGTTAGCGATCAAATGCGTCAGGACTACCTGAAAGCCTGTTTTTAATGAGTAAATTTGCATTCAATGTTTTCCTATACGCATACGAGTTAAAAGATTGAAAACGAACTTGAAACGTTGAAACCTTTCTAACGAACAGGTACACAAAATACATAGTTCAACGAATATTAAGAAACTGAAAAATCGGTACGTCCATTAATTACGTGAGgggattttttgaaatatttcgaTTAAAGACTTCGAGATTTGATTCAACCCTCTAAAAATCtattctaatttttaattacgttaGTTGTTCAGTAAGTACTTGCAAAAATGCTCAATACTTTTTATGACGACTAGCTAAGATTAGTATTTACGACGTATAAACAAACTACTGTATTCCCTGCGGAATTCGgaatatatagtaaaaattgGTGTActcgaaaaaaataatacataggttTCTCCTACAAATAAGGAGTAAATTGGAGAGCTATCGCCTTtctgattttataaatcactTTCTAAAGGAATTAATCTGCGATAATACTAATTGTATCCTTGTTAGAGAACTCAAAAGAATGGGGTATTTACCActaaaattttctttgttttgtaaatttctTGATTGCTCCTTGAAATCTAACAAGTCCAAGTAATAATAGGCTAAGCCGAAAAAGATCGATCCTGTTACTAATAGTACCAGGAGTACGGCGATCCACATGTACAatctagaaaaaaatatatgtacctatgtatTAAAAGTCCCAGTATAAGTATGTAGTCTCTTATAATGGTTTAGTCcctataataaattgaattataaactCATTCCTCCACTTAGTGGGGAGGGGGCAGATGCATTTCGGtgatcgtttttattttattagaaaaaaaaaattggtctgCGCTCTATGCAGTATGCACCGCTAGTGGCAGAGAATGCTTTTCAAGAGTGACAAGATTACTTGCTTTAAATGGGTTGCACCAGTctccaaataataatatttgtggcCTCCGCAGACACTCCATTTGAAGTAGGTACATACTTAATATGTTGGTGATGTAGAggtatatattctatttaattttgaattaatttcttCAATGAGTAAggaggtataaataaaaattaaagaatttttcccaaatgaaatgatttcCACTTTCCAAACATTGatatcatacatattatatctttaatcaGAAATCGTTTGAATGAAAACTTACTTAAAAGGCAAGATGAGTGTTTTCCAAGAATTGTCAGTCAGCGCTTCAGGCGTAAGGAACGTCCAACATTGCGATGTGTAGGGTATACTTAAGTCGGTTAAATCCAAATGGTATGGTGTGTACTGCAGATTGGCTAGTGCTAAATCCGCTTTACCATTCACTATTTCACCGAGAAGACCGGAAAAAGAACCATTGGCCAGCTTTTCACCCCATTTATGGAAGTCTGCGTGAATTGCTTGGTATAATTTCGGTTTGAAATTCATCTTTTGTGACAATGTGTTGAGGATCTGTAAagattattacttatataacttTGAATTGATAATAGGTAATTCGAATTCGAAGAGAATAGGTAATTCGAAAAGATAACTCGACTTGGAAGTAGTGTGGGTTAgctatttttgtaaaacatttgTTAATGGAATTACTGTCAACAAGGCTCAGCTGTTTTGCTGGTTAGTGGCAAACAgacagattattttataagctttaagctacgaaaaaaaataagaagtcTAATAAGATTCAACGTCTTATTCACTGTTTTGGACCTTATTGAGGCTAATAATTATGGATTTACCATATAACAGAACTTACTTCCACTTCAACACCGCTGATTTTGTTCGTTTCATTTGTTTTCACTACCGTCACGGAGGGGACATGCTCTAAATACACCACGTTTAAAATCTCACCATTTAAATTGCTTGTCTTATCTACGAACAAGTTTCTTCCATAGTGGAACCTACCATTTCTCCAAATATCGACCCTTTGCGATATAAAAACCTCTTTTATCGGATTAGGAAATGGTATGGTAGTTAAATCGAACCATGCTTTGCTCTTAAATTTGCCAATGACTTTCTTATGGTGCTTTATGAAAATAACGTTGACTATTCGCTTCCAAAGGTAGTGGAAATCGCTGTGAAATAGTCTTATGTCGTGGAGCATTATGTACATGGCTCTGGTATCAAGCAGGCGGtatctatataaaagaaattaacgATTTTAGTTATAGTTAGTAGCTTGTTTGTCTTATACAGTTACGCAGTTGGAAAGTATAGTATTCCTTGAAATTCGTTATGCAGAAATAATTTGTCGTCTTTTTAATGGACTTGGAAAAAAGAGGTTATCAAATCGACTAGTTTTTTAGCTTTGTAACCTCAGAAGTTTTGActggctgaaccgattttgattattctttagagctagttctgacaatttggcgctttagttttttatttgtttaaaataatattaatttcataaaaattcttGTTTACTCTCGATACAGTAttgtttgaattgaaaataaagtgGTGACTGATTGCACACCAAATCAACTATCTATGTTGTAAAACCTTACCTATCCCCAAATGTTAGCAACCTCGTAGCTTGCAAACCGTTcgctaatataattaaataaacattgcagCCATCTTTTTTCGCTTCTCGTATAGATTCTAGCGTATGAAAGTTCGGTGAGAGCAAATCTTCACGCTCTTCTACAACaatctttaaacattttttaataaataatttgttataacagttaaatattttttttatttttggtgatttgtaaatacgaaatatttttatttgttaaaacattaaaatcttttttgatttgaatggtttaaaatgaaataagttttgTAACCGATTTTatcttctattttttaataggtaaTATCTTAACAAATAGCCCAAACTACACTAAGAAAGAATTGTGATGAATTCCATCCCCAagggataaaatatttatatataaatgggggtgaaagtttgtaccatgaaagaatattttgatttttgaccACGCGGATGAAGCGGCAACAGCTACTTACACAgttcacaataaaatttgtatttaccGTCACAAAAGCCATTGGAAAAGTTTTCTTAAACAGCCCTCCTTCAAACACGTTCAAGTAAACGGTGTCGGTGAATGCGGCGACGCATGAAACATCTTCTTTCCTCGCTATGTGATTTAATATATCGATGATAACATACTGTAAATCTGTCTTTACTTTTAACTCTTTTATAATTGGCCCAATATCTGCAGATACACTGTTAAAAAAGACATATACGTCAcataccgattgcaatgaaatttggtacgtatacagctggacaactggaataacatataggctttttatctcgatattcctgcgggatacggacttacgcaggtaacgttaccgcggggcgcagctagtacaagtataaacaaaaaaatatatattatcaaatttactTTACCTAATTAGTAATAtggcaattatatttttttaaaataaaacgagaaatattcaaaaaatccACACTCCCGTACGTAGTATAAGATAGTAGAAAGGCTTGTTTCCTTATTTTAAGTAGAATAATGTCTATTCATGCTACccctattatttaataattaccgGAACACAGCAGTATACAAGTATCCCAAGATAAAAATAGACAATATTCACCGAATTATTTTAGTGAAAAAAAGTTGTAACTTACAAGCTAACCCCAATCCCAAGCAGTACGAATGCTGTTATTCGAAGCAtggtttaaaaagaaatagctCTTGTAGCTTGTCTTGTGATTGACAGCTTTCGTTTAGTATGTAAATGAATGGAAGTCTGACATTTAATCTAAATGCATGTTACTTTCTTATTGGaccaattatttcattaattatttataaaacgatcCCCTTTTTCTGTTAAGGGTTGCTTTTTTCACTTTTCAATCATGTTCCTATATTCGGTTTGTCTGACAGAGATAGCTTCTAAACGATAAGGTTTTTACTGATTTCAACAAAAGATTGCCTTTTTACTGATTTCAACCGTTTCTTATCCCACTATCTAGTCCctttataaactaatttaaaatgaaagcaCGTACATTCTTAGTATCGATGCCATTAACTGCTTAtcaggttgcctggaagagataaTTTTGTAGCAATAAGGCCGTCtcttgtacaaaatatttgtcactaattactttgtataaggtttacatgttaatttttagactataaaaaaatatttaaagactaaggaaaacatataatatgaaaacattaaagagctgtatttgtatattttattacataaaccCTTGTATTCAGtataaaagtgtaaaatattcccaacaattacatataacttataattaaccatttaacatacaaaatgtaaatatcaCATAAACAGAAAGACATAACAAATAAAGccattcataaataatgcataatatCTTAATAGCATAAtatctttcaaaatattcaataatttttatttattttgatttgtacATCATACACTGAGTTGCTTAATCGCACCATACTAGCTTAATTCCTTTTcttgaatacatttaatttatttctgttttacaTGTgtccataattaattatttgcctTCTTCCTACCTCTTGTATTTGCAACATAAACAGCCCTATATATATGAGGATAAAATTGTTAGAATCGACACTTATATGTctatatgcattttttaaaaaccaGTCTTCAATTCCCTattgaatgttataaatatccCATGGAAGATGGGGTTAATttctcttaataatatattttaattttgttttaatgtcacTTATTATAGCTTAGATGTAACATAATTCTGCCAATACACGACATCCTTCCACCACTCCGGTCGCGTCATGGACCCGGGGTATGTGATCACTttgttttgtatgtgtttgtatgcctggaacaaaaaaaaaaaacaggttttttatgtattttgaaacGATTTCTTCGACATCTACTAGTGTTAGACTCTTTAATATTGTTCAAAGTCCTTTCTTCGtgctatttatgttataaaaaactatatttctgTGGCTATGAGCCACGAAATTACCATAATCGTAACATGAATGTACATTCTATTTCTGTGACAAGCTGGagcatacaaaataacaaaatctagCACACTTGAGTATTTCCATAGCccctgtttttttaataatcaaagaaaatcaaaaaaaCGTTTCTCCACcgctaaaattgaaaacattacaggacgttttttttttgctatcgTCTAATCTACGAATTCCAATGTGTTTCCGACATTTAACATCTCGGCCTCCCCTGCTAAAGCAGAGTTACTTTAGGCTAAAGTCTTTAGCATTTCAAATGTCATTAAGGCTACCTGTCCGTCCGCCATCCCGAGCACGGAGTTGAGGCACCAGTCGGGCGGCGCCAGCGCGTCGGCCAGCCGCACCGCCTGCGCGGCCGCGCGCGCGCTCTGCCGCAGCACGCCCTCGCGCAGCTGCAGCCCCTGCTCGCCGCTGAAGTAGCCGCCCTGGCGCACGGGAATATACTCCTTAATGGTATTGGAATAAGGTACATCGCGGGTGAAGAAACCGCNNNNNNNNNNNNNNNNNNNNNNNNNNNNNNNNNNNNNNNNNNNNNNNNNNNNNNNNNNNNNNNNNNNNNNNNNNNNNNNNNNNNNNNNNNNNNNNNNNNNNNNNNNNNNNNNNNNNNNNNNNNNNNNNNNNNNNNNNNNNNNNNNNNNNNNNNNNNNNNNNNNNNNNNNNNNNNNNNNNNNNNNNNNNNNNNNNNNNNNNNNNNNNNNNNNNNNNNNNNNNNNNNNNNNNNNNNNNNNNNNNNNNNNNNNNNNNNNNNNNNNNNNNNNNNNNNNNNNNNNNNNNNNNNNNNNNNNNNNNNNNNNNNNNNNNNNNNNNNNNNNNNNNNNNNNNNNNNNNNNNNNNNNNNNNNNNNNNNNNNNNNNNNNNNNNNNNNNNNNNNNNNNNNNNNNNNNNNNNNNNNNNNNNNNNNNNNNNNNNNNNNNNNNNNNNNNNNNNNNNNNNNNNNNNNNNNNNNNNNNNNNNNNNNNNNNNNNNNNNNNNNNNNNNNNNNNNNNNNNNNNNNNNNNNNNNNNNNNNNNNNNNNNNNNNNNNNNNNNNNNNNNNNNNNNNNNNNNNNNNNNNNNNNNNNNNNNNNNNNNNNNNNNNNNNNNNNNNNNNNNNNNNNNNNNNNNNNNNNNNNNNNNNNNNNNNNNNNNNNNNNNNNNNNNNNNNNNNNNNNNNNNNNNNNNNNNNNNNNNNNNNNNNNNNNNNNNNNNNNNNNNNNNNNNNNNNNNNNNNNNNNNNNNNNNNNNNNNNNNNNNNNNNNNNNNNNNNNNNNNNNNNNNNNNNNNNNNNNNNNNNNNNNNNNNNNNNNNNNNNNNNNNNNNNNNNNNNNNNNNNNNNNNNNNNNNNNNNNNNNNNNNNNNNNNNNNNNNNNNNNNNNNNNNNNNNNNNNNNNNNNNNNNNNNNNNNNNNNNNNNNNNNNNNNNNNNNNNNNNNNNNNNNNNNNNNNNNNNNNNNNNNNNNNNNNNNNNNNNNNNNNNNNNNNNNNNNNNNNNNNNNNNNNNNNNNNNNNNNNNATAAGGTACATCGCGGGTGAAGTAGCCGCCCTGGCGCACGGGAATATACTCCTTAATGGTATTGGAATAAGGTACATCTCGGGTGAAGTAACCGTCCTGGCGTGCTTTAAACGTGCTTTAGTgttagaatcaactaaattgttccacttgctcttatacagactAAACGTAAACTATTTAATTCCAGCAAACCATGTAGAATACTAAGATAAACCGATACGATTTTGGTATTGTGACCAATCCTTGAcaagtgtataaaattttaacttaaactattcatttaaagtgggtcaaaatagAGTCTAAATGAGACTGttacatacaacatacatgtaaatctattaaaagtgtgttaaagtgtaaaaataaacgttactCACAATATACAAGGTCGCCATATGTTTCTCCAACAAGAACGCTCCGTACAGCGAGACCAGGTCGAGCAAAACTTTCCTGCACGCCTCGTCGGGAAACTCTTTCACCGTCTTGTAGAAGTGGTTGATTATGAAATTCTGGAAGAGATAGATCGcagacaaattttattttatttatttattactctttaacaaaaattgtacaggaaacttaaaaatatatatattaactagcaaactcggcgaactccgtttcgccaccagatggcttcgtttttcccgcttttctgttgaaatttttcctgaattttctttgctataaacttcacggagcccgagacctttccaacgaatgcaaaaccgtggaaatcggttcgtgcgttctggagttatagcgtcaggaaggaaaacccgacttatttttatatagtagataagaagtaaaaaagaaaaagagtacaatttgttgggcggccttatcactctgaagtgatctctaccaggcaacccggCAACCCAATTTTAATAGGAACAAGTAACAACCGGCCTCCTATGAGTGTTCAGGCGGtaatccatcacgctggccaagtctTTCACTGTCTTGTAGAAGTAGTGAAGTTATACAAGCGGTCCGTTGTACATACAgctaaatgaatttttaagttCAGACCTGTTCCTGAGATTGGcacgttcaaccaaacaaagaaattcttcagctttataatattagtatagattaagaaACTATTCATAGAAAATTGCTAGCATATCTAATCTAtctaataaatctaaatatatataactcaaatgTGACTTTATTGACATAGTGGTCCATCAACGCGCAGCCCAAACCATTGGatggatcgggctgaaatttgacataaagatagatgttatgaggTAGGTATTCGCTAAGGAAGGCTTTTGAAAAATACTACCACCAAGGGGATAatataggggatgaaagtctATACCATGAACATTTATGTAGACCgtgcgggcgaagctgcgggcaacagctagtaatatataattttgagtaTACCTCTCCGTAAATACACGACAAGGCAACCGCGTTATAGGACTGCGACTCGTTCTTAGCCTGCAAGTTGTTCTTTCCCTCCTGCTTCAGCTTCTGCACTTTGTCGTACGTCATCTTGAGCGTGTACGCGGTCAGCCATTTGTACATTTGCGttaaatctgaaaaaaaaaatgggaaTATATAGATTGTTCCTCAATAAAATGcagtaaaataaaacccaGATCGATATTCTATAAAGAGTTCTGTTCATTCGTTTTTATACCACCTTATCTAATGgatgtatatagtataaatttcTTACATTAAGTatggttttgaaataaaatctggCCTTGTAACAAATGACATGAAACTTTTGAGATGGACAAACGCTAGTATCTATTATCTGGAAGGGAACGCCGCATGCGAAATATAGTATAACACGCACTATAGGGATCCATAAGCTCCTCCACCTTCCACCACTGGCAAGTCTTGGCTAGTGCATCATCAGCTCCATCCAAAAACTCCAGGGAGCCGAGCGGAGCATCAGCAGCGCTGAGGAGCTTCCTCCTCGGCCACACGCCGAGCAGCCAGTTGCTGGTCTGCTGCAGGAGCAGGCTGTTCTCGCCCTCGTAGGTGCAATTGGCGTCATTGTCATTACGTATGTCGCCAATGCCCGCCGCTGTAATT encodes the following:
- the LOC119834988 gene encoding serine/threonine-protein kinase Aurora-1, which translates into the protein MNIQKSESKENRPPIVGRSLVPSTSTPMIQATTDGFKVPTLPVSRPLAHNNKATVAGEPVKPEGKKEEKKKQWTIADFDLGRPLGKGKFGNVYLAREKESHYVVALKVLFKSQIHDSEIEHQVRREVEIQCRLRHPNILRMYGYFHDEKRIYFILEYAKHGALYKLLKERGRFDDRTAAIYVRDLTKALIYCHSKKVIHRDLKPENLLIGHNWELKIADFGWSVHSPSSRRMTLCGTLDYLSPEMIDGKPHSYAVDIWSLGVLCYELLVGLPPFDAKDSHQTYKKIRYVIIKYPEFVSEKAKDLMGKLLVINPEQRLPLASVLQHPWIIENAPEGATAPAFNPEPKQL
- the LOC119834820 gene encoding glutamate receptor ionotropic, delta-1; this translates as MLRITAFVLLGIGVSFVSADIGPIIKELKVKTDLQYVIIDILNHIARKEDVSCVAAFTDTVYLNVFEGGLFKKTFPMAFVTIVVEEREDLLSPNFHTLESIREAKKDGCNVYLIILANGLQATRLLTFGDRYRLLDTRAMYIMLHDIRLFHSDFHYLWKRIVNVIFIKHHKKVIGKFKSKAWFDLTTIPFPNPIKEVFISQRVDIWRNGRFHYGRNLFVDKTSNLNGEILNVVYLEHVPSVTVVKTNETNKISGVEVEILNTLSQKMNFKPKLYQAIHADFHKWGEKLANGSFSGLLGEIVNGKADLALANLQYTPYHLDLTDLSIPYTSQCWTFLTPEALTDNSWKTLILPFKLYMWIAVLLVLLVTGSIFFGLAYYYLDLLDFKEQSRNLQNKENFSEKSPHVINGHAKPVGLYLFGEITNSILYTYGMLLVVSLPKLPTGWSIRLLTGWYWLYCILLVVSYRASMTAILANPAPRVTIDTLKELVDSKLPCGGWGSETKNFFQQSLDEKGQKIGEKFESINDPDEAAERIAQGVFAYYDSANFLKYLSVKRRNVNMHIQDDNSTMNGTGMVNRTGMERSLHIMSDCVVNTPISIGFHKNSPLKPLADIYLRRIVEVGLVEKWLNDAMYKIRSLDTSEEEIKALINLKKLYCAFIALAIGYSLSLLCLIGEFIHWNCIVKRDPQFDKYFLDEYYKTKNKKH
- the LOC119835289 gene encoding RWD domain-containing protein 4, with protein sequence MSDDAEQQAEEVEVLKSIYEGDDNFKQLNDKTYQYKYKDGEKSFIVEISWGPTYPTEKPNFNLEIFYNQHLLPSVKENILNLLNAEADQWIGCAMTYTLFEYLKEKVSEILAEQTDEVITARVEKIAICDPDPADTKKPEKKEQLSKAQKRRAWDRAEMGRGGEKPRGWDWVDIVKHLSQAPHVQPS